A genomic window from Dermacentor silvarum isolate Dsil-2018 chromosome 9, BIME_Dsil_1.4, whole genome shotgun sequence includes:
- the LOC119463396 gene encoding ribokinase: MSEPKPSSKYGDAKRDNPKQEKHAEVKQPDVKTIEAVFLGACVVDLISYADRFPAPGETLIGNDFVMGHGGKGANSCVMAARMGLTCGMIAKVGSDKIGKDYLQYLRDIKVNTDHVKPADTRANNATANIIVTKKGHNCIVFVPGAAALLLPQDVQDAEQAIKNAKILVALFECSRQTMLEALKIARKHNVTTFVNAAPYDPTMTDEVYKLTDILCVNETEASRLTGLKVGTKAECQVAADALLAKGCRTVIITVGDQGAYFCTSSNRLLTHVPAEKVDVEDTTGAGDAFNGAFAYHYVRHRDVPLADTIKKACDVASITVQSPGTQLSYPQRADMPESLL; the protein is encoded by the exons ATGAGTGAACCGAAGCCGTCCAGCAAATACGGGGATGCCAAGCGCGACAACCCCAAACAGGAGAAACACGCCGAGGTCAAGCAGCCTGATGTCAAGACTATCGAAGCTGTATTTCTTGGAGCCTGCGTGGTCGATCTGATCAG CTATGCTGATCGCTTCCCGGCACCTGGGGAGACTCTGATTGGTAATGACTTTGTCATGGGCCATGGTGGCAAGGGAGCCAATTCCTGTGTCATGGCCGCACGCATGGGATTGACGTGCGGCATGATCGCAAAA GTTGGCAGTGACAAGATCGGAAAGGACTACTTGCAGTACCTTCGTGATATTAAAGTTAACACAG ATCACGTCAAGCCGGCAGACACAAGGGCGAACAATGCCACGGCCAACATCATTGTAACAAAGAAAG GTCATAACTGCATCGTCTTCGTCCCCGGAGCTGCTGCATTGCTcctgccgcaggacgtgcaggaCGCCGAGCAAGCGATCAAGAACGCAAAGATTCTGGTGGCCCTCTTCGAATGCTCCAGACAGACAATGCTCGAGGCCCTGAAGATTGCTCGAAAGCATAATG TGACGACATTTGTAAACGCTGCGCCGTACGATCCTACAATGACGGACGAAGTTTACAAGTTGACCGACATCCTCTGCGTTAACGAGACTGAG GCTAGCAGACTCACTGGCCTCAAGGTGGGCACCAAGGCCGAGTGTCAGGTTGCTGCGGACGCTCTGCTGGCCAAGGGGTGCCGCACCGTGATAATCACCGTCGGTGACCAGGGCGCCTACTTTTGCACCAGTTCCAACCGCCTGCTCACTCACGTCCCAGCTGAGAAGGTGGACGTGGAGGATACGACG GGAGCCGGCGACGCATTCAACGGGGCGTTTGCATACCACTACGTGCGGCACCGTGACGTGCCCCTGGCGGATACCATCAAGAAGGCGTGCGACGTGGCCAGCATCACGGTCCAGTCGCCCGGCACCCAGCTTAGCTACCCTCAGCGTGCCGACATGCCAGAGAGCCTGCTCTAG
- the LOC119463397 gene encoding LOW QUALITY PROTEIN: ribokinase-like (The sequence of the model RefSeq protein was modified relative to this genomic sequence to represent the inferred CDS: inserted 1 base in 1 codon) produces the protein MSEPKPSSKYGDAERDNPKQEKYDEVKQTDVKTIEAVFLGACVVDMISYADRFPAPGETLTGNDFVMCYGGKGANXCVMATRMGLTCGMIAKVGSDKTGKDYLQYLRDIKVNTDHVKPADTRANNATGNIIVTKEGHNCIVYVPGAAALLLPQDVQDAEQAIKNAKILVAFFECARQTVLEALKIARKYNVTTFVNAAPYDPTMTDDVYKLTDILCVNETEASRLTGLKVGTKAECQVAADALLAKGCRTVIITVGDQGAYFCTSSNRLLTHVPAEKVDVEDTTGAGDAFNGAFAYHYVRHRDVPLADTVKKACDVASITVQSPGTQLSYPQRADIPESLL, from the exons ATGAGTGAACCGAAGCCGTCCAGCAAATACGGGGATGCCGAGCGCGACAACCCCAAACAGGAGAAATACGACGAGGTCAAGCAGACTGACGTCAAGACTATCGAAGCTGTATTTCTTGGAGCCTGCGTGGTCGATATGATCAG CTATGCTGATCGCTTCCCGGCACCTGGGGAGACGCTGACTGGCAATGACTTTGTCATGTGTTATGGTGGCAAGGGAGCAA TCTGTGTCATGGCCACTCGCATGGGATTGACGTGCGGCATGATCGCGAAA gTTGGCAGTGACAAGACTGGAAAGGACTACTTGCAGTACCTTCGTGATATTAAAGTTAACACAG ACCACGTCAAGCCAGCAGACACCAGGGCAAACAATGCCACAGGCAACATCATTGTAACAAAGGAAG GTCATAACTGCATCGTCTACGTCCCCGGAGCTGCTGCATTGCTcctgccgcaggacgtgcaggaTGCCGAGCAAGCGATCAAGAATGCAAAGATTCTGGTGGCTTTTTTCGAATGTGCCAGACAGACAGTGCTCGAAGCCCTGAAGATTGCTCGAAAGTATAATG TGACGACATTTGTGAACGCTGCTCCGTACGATCCTACAATGACGGACGACGTTTACAAGTTGACCGACATCCTCTGCGTTAACGAGACTGAG GCTAGCAGACTCACCGGCCTCAAGGTGGGCACCAAGGCCGAGTGTCAGGTTGCTGCGGACGCTCTGCTGGCCAAGGGGTGCCGCACCGTGATAATCACCGTCGGTGACCAGGGCGCCTACTTTTGCACCAGTTCCAACCGCCTGCTCACCCACGTCCCAGCTGAGAAGGTTGACGTGGAGGATACGACG GGAGCCGGCGACGCATTCAACGGGGCGTTTGCATACCACTACGTGCGGCACCGTGACGTGCCCCTGGCGGATACCGTCAAGAAGGCGTGCGACGTGGCCAGCATCACGGTCCAGTCGCCCGGCACCCAGCTTAGCTACCCTCAGCGTGCCGACATTCCAGAGAGCCTGCTCTAG